A region from the Achromobacter seleniivolatilans genome encodes:
- a CDS encoding ABC transporter permease, which produces MKKRIPANALLGGILVAVVLIAAIMGAVWTPHDPLKINFVSRLKPPGGAFLLGTDEFGRDELSRLLAGASSSVWISLLTVTFAIVVGTAIGTLTGFVRGWTDRIIMAFNNALLAFPGLLLALGLLAVVGANKYGIILALGLAYTPSVTRIVRGTVLSLREKEFIESSRVLGNSELYTMFRHVLPNCVAPLTVLATSMFGWVILAESALSFLGLGVPPPAPTWGNMLAAARPFMAQASYLSILPGLAIALALLGINLLGDAVRDRFDPRMRGVQ; this is translated from the coding sequence ATGAAAAAGCGAATTCCAGCCAACGCGCTTCTTGGCGGCATTCTTGTCGCCGTGGTGCTGATCGCGGCCATCATGGGCGCGGTCTGGACGCCGCATGATCCGCTCAAGATCAACTTTGTCTCGCGCCTCAAACCGCCAGGCGGAGCCTTCCTGCTGGGCACCGACGAGTTTGGCCGCGACGAGCTGTCGCGCCTTCTGGCCGGCGCATCCAGCAGCGTGTGGATCAGCCTGCTGACGGTGACGTTTGCCATCGTCGTCGGCACGGCCATCGGCACGCTGACGGGGTTTGTGCGGGGTTGGACCGACCGCATCATCATGGCCTTCAACAACGCGCTGCTGGCCTTTCCCGGCTTGCTGCTGGCGCTTGGCCTGCTGGCCGTGGTGGGCGCGAACAAGTACGGCATCATCCTGGCGCTGGGCCTGGCCTATACGCCATCGGTGACGCGCATTGTGCGCGGTACGGTGTTGTCGCTGCGCGAGAAGGAGTTCATCGAATCGTCCCGAGTGCTGGGCAATTCAGAGCTCTACACGATGTTCCGGCACGTGCTGCCCAACTGCGTGGCGCCCCTGACCGTGCTGGCCACCTCTATGTTCGGCTGGGTGATCCTGGCGGAAAGCGCGCTGTCCTTCCTTGGCCTTGGCGTGCCGCCGCCGGCGCCGACCTGGGGCAATATGCTGGCCGCGGCGCGCCCGTTCATGGCGCAGGCGTCCTATCTTTCCATTCTTCCCGGCCTGGCCATTGCGCTCGCGCTGCTGGGAATCAACCTGCTGGGCGATGCGGTGCGAGACCGTTTCGATCCCCGCATGAGGGGCGTGCAATGA
- a CDS encoding TonB-dependent siderophore receptor encodes MSIITARTRKAGQPHPAHWRAWIGALSLAASLGSLPGPAAAQNPAAAIRINIPAQTLNQALLQLGQQAPVQIYFVPDLVAGMNARQVSGVMTPEQALDQLLQGTGIQYTRNGDSITLLSGPGAVQLAPVTVTGAYDATSENTNSYAAQAVTLGKTAESLRETPQSVTVITSRQIEDRGMTTLADAMTAATGITVVPDEYVTGGKYFSRGFQITDIRVDGGAVAALGKNDFIADPDLVKYDRIEVLRGADGLYSGAGEPGGTINLVRKRPLDRFQAKGSVSAGSWDNYRAVADLSSPLVENGKLRGRIVAAADTKHYFYDTAKSAGQTFYGVLEADVAPRTTVMLGASYDKRRETPWYYGLPRYNNGDDIGFTRSTSLAADWSAKHHEAWDVFGDLKHTFSNGWKFSVSATHSQQRYNDKYGYLSGAVDPATGDGMAYSGSYFRSAGYQNQLDTNVAGSFDLFGRSHDFIIGADYSKHKANAKRADLTGGGAVNLADLSNASWAEPETPRFGAGTPYIDFPYYGEERSGAYARLRLSLADPLHVIGGLRYSNYKQFLERSGMADDGTANWTERYNFKDNDVITPFGAITYDLNDTWTTYLSYAEIYKPQAGYLSGPQPGKPLDPITGRTYEWGVKGSHMGGKLNTSAALYYTERNGEAAPDGRYPSDSNPDDGSACCYIAQGKVVSRGIDLEASGELAAGWQVYAGYTFNHNKDRQGNQRYAKNTPAHLFKLWSTYRLPGQFNKWMVGGGVTMQSKSSVSGQEWVQSGGDWNQVGYTTNQGGYTLANALVQYDINKSMSATLNINNLFDKRYYSGLGSNSKNNYYGTPRNVMLTMRATF; translated from the coding sequence GTGAGCATCATCACCGCGCGCACGCGCAAAGCTGGACAGCCCCACCCCGCCCATTGGCGCGCTTGGATCGGCGCCCTTAGCCTGGCCGCCAGTCTTGGCTCGCTGCCTGGCCCTGCCGCGGCGCAGAATCCAGCGGCCGCCATCAGAATCAACATTCCGGCGCAGACCTTGAACCAGGCGCTGTTGCAGCTTGGCCAGCAGGCTCCCGTACAGATTTATTTCGTACCCGACCTGGTCGCAGGGATGAACGCCCGCCAAGTCAGCGGTGTCATGACGCCCGAGCAGGCGCTGGATCAGTTGCTCCAGGGAACCGGCATTCAATACACGCGCAATGGCGACAGCATCACGCTGCTATCCGGCCCTGGCGCAGTGCAACTCGCCCCCGTTACCGTGACTGGCGCCTACGACGCCACGTCCGAAAATACGAACTCCTATGCCGCGCAGGCCGTGACCTTGGGCAAGACCGCGGAATCGCTGCGGGAGACCCCGCAGTCGGTCACGGTGATCACGTCGCGCCAGATCGAAGACCGTGGCATGACCACGCTGGCAGACGCCATGACTGCGGCTACCGGCATCACGGTAGTGCCGGATGAATACGTGACCGGCGGCAAATACTTTTCGCGAGGATTCCAGATCACGGACATACGCGTGGATGGCGGCGCCGTTGCCGCGCTGGGCAAGAATGACTTCATCGCGGACCCGGATCTGGTCAAGTACGACCGTATCGAAGTTCTGCGCGGCGCGGATGGCCTGTATTCCGGGGCCGGCGAACCGGGCGGCACGATCAACCTGGTTCGCAAGCGTCCACTGGACCGCTTCCAGGCCAAAGGCAGTGTCTCGGCCGGCAGTTGGGACAACTACCGGGCGGTTGCCGATCTGAGCTCGCCATTGGTGGAAAACGGCAAGTTGCGCGGCCGCATTGTGGCCGCCGCCGACACCAAACACTACTTCTACGACACCGCCAAATCCGCGGGCCAAACCTTCTATGGCGTACTGGAAGCGGATGTCGCCCCCCGCACCACCGTCATGCTGGGCGCAAGCTACGACAAGCGCCGCGAAACGCCTTGGTACTACGGCCTGCCCCGCTACAACAACGGTGACGACATCGGCTTTACGCGCAGCACCAGCCTGGCGGCGGACTGGAGCGCCAAGCACCACGAAGCCTGGGACGTATTCGGCGATTTGAAGCACACGTTTTCCAACGGCTGGAAGTTCTCGGTTTCAGCCACTCACTCGCAGCAGCGCTACAACGACAAGTACGGCTATCTGAGCGGCGCGGTGGACCCGGCGACCGGCGACGGCATGGCGTACAGCGGCTCGTACTTCCGGTCCGCTGGCTACCAGAACCAGCTGGACACCAATGTGGCCGGCAGCTTCGATTTGTTTGGCCGTTCGCACGATTTCATCATCGGCGCCGACTACAGCAAGCACAAAGCGAATGCCAAACGCGCTGACCTGACGGGCGGCGGCGCCGTCAACCTGGCCGATCTGTCCAACGCGTCTTGGGCGGAACCCGAAACACCGCGGTTTGGCGCAGGCACCCCGTATATCGACTTCCCGTATTACGGCGAAGAGCGCTCGGGCGCCTATGCCCGCTTGCGCCTGTCTCTGGCGGACCCGCTGCATGTCATTGGCGGCCTGCGCTACAGCAACTACAAACAGTTCCTGGAACGCTCCGGCATGGCCGACGACGGCACGGCGAATTGGACTGAGCGCTACAACTTCAAGGACAACGACGTGATCACGCCCTTCGGCGCGATTACCTATGACCTGAACGACACCTGGACCACCTACCTGAGCTACGCTGAAATCTACAAGCCGCAAGCGGGATATCTGTCTGGCCCGCAACCCGGCAAGCCTCTGGACCCCATCACGGGGCGCACCTATGAATGGGGCGTCAAGGGTTCGCATATGGGCGGCAAGCTCAACACGTCGGCCGCGCTCTATTACACGGAACGCAACGGCGAAGCCGCGCCAGACGGCCGTTATCCCAGCGACTCCAACCCCGATGACGGCAGCGCATGCTGCTACATCGCGCAGGGCAAGGTGGTCAGCCGCGGCATAGACCTGGAAGCCAGCGGCGAACTCGCGGCAGGCTGGCAGGTGTACGCAGGCTATACCTTCAATCACAACAAGGATCGCCAGGGCAACCAGCGTTATGCGAAGAACACGCCGGCGCATCTGTTCAAACTGTGGTCGACCTACCGGCTGCCCGGCCAGTTCAACAAGTGGATGGTGGGCGGCGGCGTCACCATGCAGAGCAAGAGCTCGGTCAGCGGCCAGGAATGGGTGCAATCCGGAGGCGATTGGAATCAGGTGGGCTACACCACCAATCAGGGCGGCTACACCTTGGCCAACGCGCTGGTGCAGTACGACATCAACAAGTCGATGAGCGCCACCTTGAACATCAACAATCTGTTCGACAAGCGCTATTACTCGGGCCTGGGTTCCAACAGCAAGAACAACTACTACGGAACGCCGCGCAACGTCATGCTGACAATGCGCGCCACGTTCTAA
- a CDS encoding ABC transporter substrate-binding protein: MHHHFVPRALALSLALAAVGPAHAAVLTIAQPADIRSTNPGVNRDNTTDGVVLNMVEGLVGYREDGTVGPLLAKSVDTSADGLTYTFTLREGVKFHNGATLTSADVIWNWQRYMDAKTDWRCRSDFDGRNGLKVTDVSAPDAKTVVMKVDRKSAVFLDSLARTDCGMTAIIAKDSVAADGSWIKPVGTGPYMFKEWKRGEYTLMSAFKDYVSPEGDKADGYVGSKRPLVEEVKFLVVPDPSTSKAGLMSGAIDASQITNTDVGELKSVKTLSVFSPHDAVKHVLLFQTNDPVLKNVKIRQAIAASLDIPQVVAAASEGLGQLNNSAVYAQSAYYKDAEKRSYKYDPARAQQLLKEAGYKGEPVVIYANKRAHVPSYQVAVIAQAMMQSVGINAKIEVLEWATQLDRYNTGKYQISSFSFSSRLDPSLSFEQFAGDKEKQPRKVWDDPVAQKLIDESFLESDPVKRQALFDQLHALMLEQTPMLMLYNGADAWASNKRVQGFSVWEGKPRAWETKIAN, translated from the coding sequence ATGCACCACCATTTCGTTCCCAGAGCGCTTGCGCTCTCCCTGGCGCTTGCCGCCGTTGGTCCGGCCCACGCCGCGGTACTGACCATTGCGCAGCCGGCTGACATCCGCTCCACCAATCCTGGCGTCAACCGCGACAACACCACCGACGGCGTCGTGCTGAACATGGTTGAAGGGCTGGTCGGCTACCGTGAAGATGGCACCGTCGGCCCGTTGTTGGCTAAATCGGTGGATACATCGGCGGATGGCCTGACCTACACCTTCACACTGCGCGAGGGCGTCAAGTTTCACAACGGCGCCACGCTCACCTCTGCCGATGTGATCTGGAACTGGCAGCGGTACATGGACGCGAAGACGGACTGGCGCTGCCGCAGTGATTTCGATGGCCGCAATGGCCTGAAGGTGACGGACGTATCCGCGCCAGACGCGAAAACGGTAGTGATGAAGGTGGATCGCAAGTCGGCGGTGTTCCTGGATTCGCTGGCGCGTACCGATTGCGGCATGACCGCCATCATTGCCAAGGATTCGGTTGCGGCGGATGGTTCGTGGATCAAGCCTGTGGGCACCGGCCCCTATATGTTCAAGGAATGGAAGCGCGGCGAATACACCCTGATGTCGGCGTTTAAAGACTACGTCTCGCCCGAAGGCGACAAGGCCGACGGCTACGTAGGGTCCAAGCGCCCGTTGGTGGAAGAGGTGAAGTTTCTGGTGGTGCCCGATCCGTCCACGTCGAAAGCCGGCCTGATGTCGGGCGCCATCGACGCCAGCCAGATCACCAACACGGATGTCGGTGAACTCAAAAGCGTGAAAACCCTGTCGGTGTTCAGCCCGCATGACGCCGTCAAGCACGTGCTGCTGTTCCAGACCAATGATCCGGTGCTGAAGAACGTAAAGATCCGCCAGGCCATCGCGGCATCGCTGGATATCCCGCAAGTGGTGGCCGCGGCATCCGAGGGCTTGGGCCAGCTGAATAATTCGGCGGTGTACGCCCAATCGGCCTATTACAAAGACGCCGAAAAACGCAGCTACAAGTACGACCCGGCGCGCGCGCAGCAACTGCTGAAAGAAGCCGGCTACAAAGGCGAACCCGTCGTGATCTACGCGAACAAGCGGGCGCACGTGCCCAGCTATCAGGTCGCGGTCATTGCGCAGGCCATGATGCAGTCGGTGGGCATCAACGCCAAGATCGAAGTGCTGGAATGGGCGACGCAGCTGGATCGCTACAACACAGGCAAATACCAGATCAGCTCGTTCTCGTTCTCGTCGCGTCTGGACCCGTCGTTGAGCTTTGAACAATTCGCTGGCGACAAGGAAAAGCAGCCGCGCAAGGTCTGGGATGATCCTGTTGCGCAGAAACTGATCGACGAAAGTTTCCTGGAATCCGATCCGGTCAAGCGCCAGGCGCTGTTCGACCAACTGCATGCGCTGATGCTGGAGCAAACGCCGATGCTGATGCTGTACAACGGCGCGGACGCGTGGGCCAGCAACAAGCGTGTGCAGGGCTTCTCGGTATGGGAAGGCAAGCCGCGGGCGTGGGAAACCAAAATCGCGAATTAA
- a CDS encoding RNA polymerase sigma factor, which translates to MSVHRPPPQGWLAHYADLIGSWARRKHDTDEGQDAAQNAALSLLQAQDAPLLRDPAAYLRRSVRNGMTARHRDKLAAQSIAWQELPEHEHPTTADVESHTRAAQLSDALQLALEELPLPCQQVFAWHRLEGRTMADIAQRMDLSVSMVEKHMARCMHHLHARLKHHAP; encoded by the coding sequence GTGTCTGTCCACCGCCCGCCCCCGCAAGGATGGCTCGCCCACTATGCCGATTTGATCGGCTCGTGGGCCAGGCGTAAACACGACACGGACGAGGGGCAAGACGCCGCTCAGAACGCCGCGCTCAGTCTGTTGCAGGCTCAAGACGCTCCGCTGCTCCGCGACCCCGCGGCGTACTTGCGGCGCAGCGTCCGCAACGGCATGACCGCACGCCATCGCGACAAGCTCGCGGCTCAGAGCATCGCCTGGCAAGAACTGCCCGAACACGAACACCCCACTACCGCCGACGTCGAATCCCACACCCGCGCAGCGCAGCTTTCTGATGCCCTGCAACTAGCGCTGGAAGAACTCCCCCTGCCTTGCCAGCAGGTCTTTGCGTGGCACCGGCTGGAAGGCCGCACCATGGCCGACATCGCCCAGCGCATGGATCTGTCTGTCAGCATGGTAGAAAAGCACATGGCCCGCTGCATGCATCATCTGCATGCCCGCTTGAAGCATCATGCGCCCTGA
- a CDS encoding ABC transporter permease — MLRFALSRIVMAIPTLLIVAVAVFVMIRLIPGDPAQLLLGDLATPAALADLRARLGLDQTWAAQFGIWFGNMLHGDLGSSINTGQPVLPLVWDRFLISGRVVLVAVLFAALVAVPAGMIAAWKQNKAPDLFLVGTATLLVSIPTFWLGLLLLIFFGLKLQWLPVVGYVSIGEDWKAGLLYLAMPILTLFLHEIGVLMRMARASTLEVLRLDYITHARAKGLSESAVLMRHAFRNAFGPTWTLIGLVLGNLLGGIAVVETVFTIPGLGRLLVDSIFARDYPVIQGCLLFVGVVYVIVNLLIDLCYPIFDPRVTAE; from the coding sequence ATGCTGCGTTTCGCGCTATCCCGTATTGTCATGGCCATCCCCACGCTGCTGATTGTGGCTGTGGCGGTGTTTGTGATGATCCGGCTCATTCCGGGCGACCCCGCCCAGTTGCTGCTGGGCGATCTGGCGACGCCGGCCGCCCTGGCGGATCTGCGCGCGCGGCTGGGCCTGGACCAGACGTGGGCTGCTCAGTTCGGCATCTGGTTCGGCAACATGCTGCATGGCGATCTGGGCTCGTCCATCAACACCGGCCAGCCCGTGCTGCCACTGGTGTGGGACCGCTTCCTGATCAGCGGCCGCGTCGTGCTCGTAGCGGTGTTGTTCGCCGCGCTGGTGGCGGTGCCTGCCGGCATGATCGCGGCGTGGAAACAGAACAAGGCGCCCGATCTGTTCCTGGTGGGCACGGCGACGCTGCTGGTGTCGATCCCGACCTTCTGGCTGGGCCTGCTGCTGCTGATCTTCTTTGGCTTGAAGCTGCAATGGCTGCCCGTAGTGGGATATGTGTCCATCGGCGAAGACTGGAAGGCCGGCCTGCTGTATCTGGCCATGCCTATCCTGACGCTGTTCCTGCATGAGATCGGGGTGCTGATGCGCATGGCGCGCGCCAGCACGCTGGAAGTGCTGCGGCTGGACTACATCACTCACGCGCGCGCCAAAGGCCTGTCGGAATCGGCCGTGCTGATGCGCCACGCCTTCCGCAATGCCTTCGGCCCGACATGGACGCTGATCGGTCTGGTGCTGGGCAACCTGCTTGGCGGCATTGCCGTGGTGGAAACGGTGTTCACCATTCCCGGCCTGGGCCGTCTGCTGGTGGACTCGATCTTTGCCCGCGACTACCCGGTGATTCAGGGCTGCCTGCTGTTTGTGGGCGTGGTCTATGTGATCGTGAATCTGCTGATCGATCTGTGTTATCCCATCTTCGACCCGAGAGTGACCGCCGAATGA
- a CDS encoding ABC transporter ATP-binding protein, protein MSALVSVSNLSLTVGAGGREIVSGVSFEVAPGEMVGIVGESGSGKTQAARAIMGLTPPPLVVAGGAILFEGVDVTRAAPPVLRKLRGARIGMVFQEPMTSLNPSMPIGRQLDEGLKLHRRDLSTAQRRERILEMLRRVGIRDPKAAMEAWPHEFSGGMRQRMMLASVMLLEPALLIADEPTTALDAVVQRDVLELMVDLTREHHTAVLMISHDLPMVARYTERMVVMQHGKVLETGTTAGILERPQHPYTRKLLDAMPRRLPARKLTNEAPIVEVKNLVVDYAGHQRLFSKTGAKRALNGIDLHVKPREVVAVVGGSGSGKTTLGRAIAGLLAPTSGQILFRNQPVNRRSAAWRDYRLNCQMVFQDPYSSLDPRMTIGELVGEGLRMLGDMPAADKRRRVDEVLAEVGLGSEYAKRYPHEMSGGQRQRVAIARAIVRRPSFVIADEPVSALDVTVRAQVLDLFADLQERHGFSCLFISHDLGVVEQVADRVVVMRDGGIVEQGSRDAVFDQPQEDYTRSLLQAIPALESTETGGVRLRWRLDGQEPLRARA, encoded by the coding sequence ATGAGCGCACTGGTATCCGTATCAAACCTGTCCCTGACGGTGGGCGCTGGCGGCCGCGAGATCGTGAGCGGTGTGTCTTTCGAGGTAGCGCCGGGCGAGATGGTCGGCATCGTAGGAGAGTCCGGCAGCGGCAAGACTCAGGCCGCGCGCGCCATCATGGGCCTGACTCCGCCGCCGCTGGTGGTGGCGGGCGGCGCCATCCTGTTTGAAGGCGTGGACGTGACCCGGGCCGCCCCGCCCGTGCTGCGCAAGCTGCGCGGCGCGCGCATCGGCATGGTGTTCCAGGAACCGATGACGTCCCTGAACCCGTCCATGCCCATCGGACGCCAGCTGGACGAAGGCCTGAAGCTGCATCGCCGGGATCTGTCCACCGCCCAGCGCCGTGAACGCATCCTGGAAATGCTGCGCCGGGTGGGCATCCGTGATCCCAAGGCGGCCATGGAAGCCTGGCCGCATGAGTTTTCTGGCGGCATGCGCCAGCGCATGATGCTGGCCTCCGTCATGCTGCTGGAACCCGCGCTGCTGATTGCAGACGAACCCACCACGGCGCTGGACGCCGTGGTGCAGCGCGACGTGCTGGAATTGATGGTGGATTTGACGCGTGAACATCACACGGCCGTGTTGATGATCAGCCACGACCTGCCCATGGTGGCGCGTTACACCGAGCGTATGGTCGTGATGCAGCATGGCAAGGTACTGGAAACGGGTACCACCGCCGGCATTCTGGAGCGGCCCCAGCATCCCTACACGCGCAAGCTGTTGGACGCCATGCCGCGCCGGCTGCCGGCCCGCAAGCTGACGAACGAGGCTCCGATTGTCGAGGTCAAGAATCTGGTGGTCGACTACGCCGGCCATCAGCGTCTGTTTTCCAAGACGGGCGCCAAGCGCGCCTTGAATGGCATCGATCTGCACGTCAAACCGCGTGAAGTGGTTGCCGTGGTGGGCGGTTCGGGGTCGGGCAAGACGACATTGGGCCGGGCCATCGCGGGCTTGCTGGCGCCCACGTCCGGGCAGATCCTGTTCCGCAATCAGCCCGTGAACCGCCGCTCGGCCGCCTGGCGTGACTACCGGCTGAATTGCCAGATGGTGTTTCAGGACCCATATTCGTCACTGGACCCGCGTATGACCATCGGCGAGCTGGTAGGCGAAGGTCTGCGCATGCTGGGCGACATGCCTGCGGCCGACAAGCGGCGCCGCGTTGACGAGGTGCTGGCCGAAGTGGGCCTGGGCTCCGAATACGCCAAGCGCTATCCGCACGAGATGTCGGGCGGCCAGCGTCAACGGGTGGCGATTGCCCGGGCCATCGTGCGCCGGCCTTCGTTTGTGATTGCGGACGAACCGGTGTCCGCGCTGGATGTGACCGTGCGGGCGCAAGTGCTTGATCTGTTTGCCGACTTGCAGGAACGCCACGGGTTTTCCTGCCTGTTTATCAGCCACGACCTGGGCGTGGTGGAGCAGGTGGCCGACCGGGTGGTGGTCATGCGCGACGGCGGCATTGTTGAACAAGGATCTCGGGATGCGGTGTTTGACCAGCCGCAAGAGGACTACACGCGTAGCCTGTTGCAGGCGATTCCGGCCCTGGAATCGACCGAAACGGGCGGCGTGCGCTTGCGCTGGCGGCTGGACGGACAGGAGCCCTTGCGGGCGCGCGCATAA
- a CDS encoding FecR family protein, with amino-acid sequence MTESSQPDPSETAAQAAAGWFARMRSGEASAQVHAEFQQWRNADPAHAQAYAEMETVWNATTQFDAQRLRQTLRPQRAPAMARRRLAFGLALSAAAIAGVTWNFWPAEPILQEQTIATRAGERRQIQLSDGSILDVNTATRARVRLYASRREVELNAGEIMFSVTPDSQRPFLVDAGNTQVRVTGTRFDVRRDGETAAVAVDSGSVTVTAGGWWQRREAHLTAGQGVRTLPGSGLAAVEPVDAQAVTAWRQGKIVFANATLADVAAEMNRYLTQPILLSDARLARLRIAGVFSVDDPSAFLTSLPAMAPVEVLRGADGAILIRPR; translated from the coding sequence ATGACGGAATCCTCTCAACCCGATCCCAGCGAAACAGCCGCGCAAGCCGCTGCCGGCTGGTTCGCGCGCATGCGCTCGGGCGAGGCAAGCGCGCAGGTTCACGCGGAGTTTCAGCAGTGGCGCAATGCCGACCCGGCGCACGCCCAGGCCTACGCCGAAATGGAAACCGTGTGGAACGCCACGACGCAGTTCGATGCGCAGCGTCTGCGGCAGACACTGCGCCCCCAACGCGCGCCAGCCATGGCGCGCAGGCGGCTGGCATTCGGTCTGGCCTTGAGTGCCGCCGCAATCGCGGGCGTGACCTGGAATTTCTGGCCAGCCGAGCCGATTCTGCAAGAACAGACGATTGCCACCCGCGCTGGCGAAAGGCGTCAGATCCAACTGTCCGACGGCTCCATTCTTGACGTCAACACCGCCACCCGTGCACGCGTGCGGCTGTATGCGAGCCGCCGCGAGGTCGAACTGAATGCGGGCGAAATCATGTTCTCGGTCACCCCGGATTCACAGCGCCCCTTCCTGGTCGACGCAGGCAACACGCAAGTCCGCGTGACAGGCACCCGCTTTGACGTGCGCCGCGATGGCGAGACCGCAGCAGTTGCCGTCGACTCCGGTTCCGTGACGGTCACAGCCGGCGGATGGTGGCAGCGGCGCGAAGCGCATCTGACCGCGGGCCAAGGCGTACGCACACTGCCGGGATCGGGGCTCGCAGCCGTCGAACCCGTTGATGCGCAAGCGGTCACGGCCTGGCGCCAAGGCAAGATCGTCTTCGCCAACGCGACGCTGGCAGACGTGGCCGCTGAAATGAACCGCTACCTGACCCAACCCATCCTGCTTTCCGATGCCCGGCTGGCGCGCTTGCGCATAGCGGGTGTCTTCAGCGTTGATGACCCCAGCGCGTTTCTGACCTCCCTGCCCGCCATGGCGCCCGTTGAGGTCTTGCGCGGCGCGGACGGCGCAATTCTTATCCGGCCGCGCTGA
- a CDS encoding GntR family transcriptional regulator: MPKAAATQPGLVDRIAHDIQAGMYGPGAWLKQIDLQERYDAKRLDVRRALDQLAAKRLIAHIPNRGYHVYAMDPDQHLQIRDIRILLETGAAADLMPNVTAAKVRALRTLAERFDKLLQDGTLLEQYEVNLAFHAGMYDMCRNRELTALIQETRARGPAAPAKEWVTRSRIEISAREHFDMVEALEARDVKRLQKIIAQHVGQDIS, translated from the coding sequence ATGCCCAAAGCGGCGGCGACTCAGCCCGGCCTGGTTGACCGTATTGCCCATGATATTCAGGCGGGTATGTATGGTCCCGGCGCCTGGTTGAAACAGATCGACCTGCAAGAGCGTTATGACGCCAAGCGTCTGGACGTCCGGCGGGCGCTTGACCAATTGGCCGCCAAGCGGCTGATTGCGCACATCCCCAACCGGGGTTATCACGTGTACGCCATGGACCCCGATCAGCATCTGCAGATCCGGGACATCCGCATCCTGTTGGAAACAGGCGCGGCAGCGGATTTGATGCCTAATGTCACGGCCGCCAAGGTCCGCGCGTTGCGCACTCTGGCCGAGCGCTTCGACAAGCTCCTGCAAGACGGCACCTTGCTGGAACAGTACGAGGTGAACCTGGCCTTTCACGCAGGCATGTACGACATGTGCCGCAATCGTGAATTGACCGCATTGATCCAGGAAACCCGAGCCCGCGGCCCGGCGGCGCCAGCCAAGGAATGGGTCACACGATCGCGCATCGAGATTTCGGCGCGTGAGCACTTTGATATGGTCGAGGCCCTGGAAGCGCGCGACGTGAAGCGCCTGCAAAAAATCATTGCCCAACATGTAGGGCAAGATATTTCCTGA
- a CDS encoding alpha/beta hydrolase — translation MQSNAALAISPDAARARAIYDLGHSTIFAARTDPRFSYCMYVPPHIDTAKHPMELVVIMHGTGRAFVEYRDAFAEFARWNDCIVLCPLFPVSPLGDGNRDGFKQLREGDIRYDQILLDMVAEVGEKFGRDFKKFGLFGYSGGGQFVNRFALLHPESLWAVSIGAPGSVTLLDPSQDWWVGVRDAETRFGKGVDVDALKQVAVHMIVGKADLETWEITHREGGKFFMPGANEAGRNRPERLESLRRSFEAAGVNVVLDVVDNVPHDGLKCVGQVQDFLADALVRLRNA, via the coding sequence ATGCAGTCCAACGCAGCACTCGCCATTTCTCCCGACGCCGCCCGCGCCCGGGCTATCTACGACCTGGGCCACAGCACCATCTTTGCGGCGCGCACGGACCCGCGTTTTTCCTATTGCATGTATGTGCCCCCGCACATCGACACGGCCAAGCATCCGATGGAACTGGTTGTGATCATGCACGGCACCGGCCGCGCGTTCGTGGAATACCGCGATGCCTTCGCCGAGTTTGCGCGGTGGAACGATTGCATCGTGCTGTGCCCGCTATTTCCCGTCAGCCCCTTGGGCGATGGCAACCGCGACGGCTTCAAGCAATTGCGTGAAGGCGACATCCGCTATGACCAAATCCTGCTGGATATGGTGGCGGAAGTCGGTGAAAAGTTCGGCCGCGACTTCAAGAAGTTCGGCCTGTTCGGTTATTCCGGCGGCGGCCAGTTCGTGAACCGCTTTGCGCTGCTGCACCCGGAAAGCCTGTGGGCCGTGTCGATCGGCGCCCCGGGTTCGGTGACGCTGCTGGACCCCAGCCAGGACTGGTGGGTGGGCGTGCGCGATGCAGAAACCCGCTTCGGCAAGGGCGTTGACGTGGATGCCTTGAAGCAGGTCGCCGTCCACATGATCGTGGGCAAGGCCGATTTGGAAACTTGGGAAATCACCCACCGCGAAGGGGGCAAGTTCTTCATGCCGGGCGCCAATGAGGCAGGGCGGAATCGCCCGGAGCGTCTGGAATCGCTGCGCCGTTCGTTCGAAGCGGCTGGTGTGAACGTGGTGCTGGACGTGGTGGATAACGTGCCGCACGACGGTCTGAAGTGCGTGGGCCAGGTGCAGGACTTCCTGGCCGACGCGTTGGTCCGCCTGCGCAATGCATAA